The sequence GAACCCAGAGATAGCTGGTTCTCCTCGAAATAGCTTTAGGGCTAGCGTTTAAAAAGTCTACTGGAGGTAAAGCACTGAATTTCCTAGGGGGGCGAGAGCCTTACCGAAGAATATCAAACTAAGAATGCCAGAAAGATATTTTAAGCAGTCAGACTATGTGTGATAAGATTCATAGTCAAAAGGGAAAGAGCCCAGACCAACAGCTAAGGTCCCAAAGTGTGTGTTAAGTGGAAAAGGATGTGAGATTTCGAAGACAACTAGGATGTTGGCTTAGAAGCAGCCACTCATTCAAAGAGTGCGTAATAGCTCACTAGTCGAGAGATCTTGCGCCGAAAATGTCCGGGGCTAAAACACACCACCGAAGCTATGGAATCAATTTATTGATTGGTAGAGGAGCATCTAAACAGCGATGAAGCAGTATCGTAAGAAGCTGTGGAGCGGTTTAGAGAGAGAATGCCGGAATGAGTAGCGAGTAAGTATAAGTGAGGGTAAATCTTATAGGCAACGAAAGTATCTAAGGTTTCCAGGGTAAAGCTGATCTGCCCTGGGTAAGTCGGGACCTAAGGCAAGGACGAAAGTCGTAGTCGATGGACAACTGGTGGAAATTCCAGTACTACCTATAATCAGAACTGCAGGGACGCAGAGAAATAAGAATTGCACGAAATGGGAATGCGTGTGTAAGCAACAAGCGGTCTTCTAGGAAAAACCGGAAGAGCAAAGCAAGTTGTGATACGGACCGAAATTTAAGTAGGGAAGATTCTGAAAGAGCTGCCAAGAAAAGCTGCTATTGCATTATAGGTACCCGTACCGCAAACCGACACAGGTAGATGAGGAGAGAATCCTAAGGCCGACGGGAGAAGTGTTGTTAAGGAACTCGGCAAAATGACCCCGTAACTTAGGGATAAGGGGTGCCAGTAGAAATACTGGCCGCAGAGAATAGGCCCAAGCAACTGTTTAGCAAAAACACAGGTCTCTGCTAAATCGAAAGATGAAGTATAGGGGCTGACGCCTGCCCGGTGCTGGAAGGTTAAGGGGAGAGGTTAGGAGCAATCCGAAGCTTTGAACTTAAGCCCCAGTAAACGGCGGCCGTAACTATAACGGTCCTAAGGCAGCGAAATTCCTTGTCAGGTAAGTTCTGACCCGCACGAAAGGCGTAATGATTTGGGTACTGTCTCGACAGCACGCCCGGTGAAGTTGTAGTACAAGTGAAGATGCTGGTTACCCGCGACAGGACGGAAAGACCCCGTGGAGCTTTACTGTAACTTGATACTGAGGTTGGGTGTTACATGTACAGGATAGGAGGGAGGCAGTGAAGTCAGTACGCCAGTATTGATGGAGCCAACGTTGGGATACCTCTCTTGTAATACTTAACTTCTAACCATAGTCCGTTATCCGGATTTGGGACAATGTCAGGTGGACAGTTTGACTGGGGCGGTCGCCTCCGAAAGAGTAACGGAGGCGCTCAAAGGTAACCTCAGAATGGTCGGAAACCATTCGAAGAGTGCAAAGGCATAAGGTTGCTTGACTGTGACATCGACGGATGAAGCAGGTACGAAAGTAGGACTTAGTGATCCGGTGGTATGAAAGTGGGATTGCCATCGCTCAACGGATAAAAGCTACCCCGGGGATAACAGGCTTATCTCCCCCAAGAGTTCACATCGACGGGGAGGTTTGGCACCTCGATGTCGGCTCATCGCATCCTGGAGCTGTAGCAGGTTCCAAGGGTTGGGCTGTTCGCCCATTAAAGCGGTACGCGAGCTGGGTTCAGAACGTCGTGAGACAGTTCGGTCCCTATCCGTCGTGGGCGTAGGAAATTTGAGAGGAGCTGACCTTAGTACGAGAGGACCGGGTTGGACGGACCGCTGGTGCATCTGTTAGACTACCAAGTCTATAGCAGAGTAGCCAAGTCTGGATATGATAAACGCTGAAGGCATCTAAGCGTGAAACAGACCTCAAGATAAGATTTCCCATTCGTAAGAAGTAAGACCCCTTGCAGATTACAAGGTAGATAGGTTGGAGGTGTAAGAGTGGTAACATTCGAGCTGACCAATACTAATGGTTCGAGGGTTTGACCTAATTTAAAATGGGTTTTGTGTAGTATATTCTTTTCTTCATTGTGTTCAGTTTTGAAAGTACAATATTCCTCGATAGCTCAGCGGCAGAGCATTCGGCTGTTAACCGAAGGGTCGTAGGTTCGAACCCTACTCGGGGAGCTGTAAAATTTAGGCCCATTGGTCAAGCGGTCAAGACACCGCCCTTTCACGGCGGTAACGGGAGTTCGATTCTCCCATGGGTCATTTTGGTAATAATTTGCTTTTAGGAAACATTTGTTCTCATTAAGTGGTTGCCAAGTTAGGGCGGCATAGCCAAGTGGTAAGGCAGAGGTCTGCAACACCTTCACCACCAGTTCAAATCTGGTTGTCGCCTTTTTATTTTTTGTAGTTAATAGGGAGAGGATTTTGTATCTTCTCTTTTTTATTGCAGAAAAAAGTAAAAAGAATGAGAAAAATAACTTTTACATATATAAAAAAGTGGACAGGAATATGTAACCTGTGTTATGATAGATAATGACTACATTACTAAGGAAGTAGCTATTTAAATTATATGTTCTATTTTGAAGAATTTTTATTGAATAAATTTTATGTATGTGTTTATAAAAAACATATATTTAATAATTAATGTAAATTAATAAAATAAAATTCTTATATCATATGATTATCGAATTGGAGGAGGGACATGCCCAAGGTAATAGTATATATTGCAATGAGTTTAGATGGATATATTGCAGATGAAAATGGAGGAGTAAATTGGCTTCATGGTGATGGAAGTGATATTAAAAATATTGGTAGTTTTTTAGAATTTATAGAAACTGTAGATACTGTAATTTTAGGTTCCACAACGTATGATCAAATTGTAAATGAATTGTCACCAAAAGAATGGGCATATAAAGGTAAGCAAACGTATGTTCTTACCAATAAAGAATATAATTCGAGGGAAGAAATAATATTTACAAATCAAAATATCGGAATGTTAATTGATAATATAAAAAAGAAAAATAATAAAAATATTTGGATTTGTGGTGGAGCGAATATTATTAGTCAATTTCATAATGAAAATTTGATAGATGAATATTGGATAACCATCATACCGATTATATTAGGAAACGGACTACGTCTTTTTAATGCAAAAAATATAGCAGTTAACCTAAAATTACTAGCTACTAGAAGTTATAATGGAATTGTAGATTTAAAATATAAAAAGCAATAAGATTTTGAAAGGATTTTGAAAGTGATTAGATTTGTAAAAGACACAGATATTGAAAGAATTTATAAAATTTATAGTTATTATGTAACATATACGGGAGCGAGTCTTGAAATAGAATTACCTAGTTTGGAAGAGTTTAAAAATCGTGTGAATACCATTGCTAAAACTCATTCATATATAGTATATGAATTAGAAGGAGATATTATTGGTTTTGCGTATGCGACTAAATTTATGGATAGAGAAGGGTATAAATATTCTGTTACAACTTCTATATATCTAGATCCGAGCTTTGTTGAACAAGGAATAGGAGAGTATTTATATAAAGCATTACTAGCATTGCTAAAAGTACAAGGTTTTTATACTGCTTATGCTATTATTACGTCTTCTAATAAAAAAAGTATGAAATTTCATGAAAAATTAGGCTTTACTTTAGTAGCTACAATGGAAAAAATAGGTTATAAGTTTGATGAATGGTTAGATACAGCGTATTATGTATATCCAATAAAAGACATTGAAGAACCTGCTAAAGAACTACAAGGTGTAGATACTGTTGATTTTATTAAATTTTATTAAAGAAAAGGGTCGATACTATTAAATAGTACTTGACCCTTTTTTGTTTATGAAGATTTGATATTAATAATTTTGGGATTTTGATTGCCTTGACCAATATCGATATTACTAATAATAGAAGTATTTAATGGTGCAGAATAACTAATATTGCGGCTAAATGCAAAATCTAAAGAAACAACTTCATTACCACTTGGATTTAACGAAAGATTTTTGGAACAAACTAGATCACACTCAAACCTACCACCTCTAACACGTAATCCACTATATGGGATTATATGGTTAAATTCATAATTAAATTCTTTATCAGAATTATAATTAATGATTTCTGAGTTAAATTCTCCAATTAAAATCCAACTATTAATTTTTTTATTTTCTGTCCAATCTTCAAAAGTTTTAAGCATTGACTTTACGTGAGCTGTTGATTCAGAAGTATTAGTAATAGCACGCATAGTTGCGATAGCAATATCTTCATCATACATTACAAGTACAGGGCTATCCATATTTTTAATGAGTTCTTCAAATTTAAAATCGCGTTTCAATTCTTGTTTTACCAAAATACAGATATGACAGTGTAAATTGGTAGCAGTAGGATTAGGCTTAGTTAATATACAGATATAGTTTTCATATTCTTCTTCTAGTATAAAACCAGGATTACTACGGCTACCTACTTCTTGAAGCATAAAAACATCAGGACTAATGTTTAGATCTTGCATTTTGGTAGTTAGGACGGAAAATTTTTCATTACCATTACCTTGCATATTACAACTTAGGATATACATTGTTGGAGACTCCTTTAAATAATAAATATTGAATTACTATACATTATTATGTTCAAAAATAAAAATTTTAATTATTACTTTAAAAAAAAGTTTTTATATCAAATATTGTTAATTAAACCATGAAGTTTAAATTTCTCCATGGTTGGGATATTTATTAAATATTTTTGTGAATTTTTTTCATTAATAATGGCGATGCTATTATAAAAGTAATTGCCATGACATAGAAGAAAACTAAATCAATTGAATTAAATGATGAAAAATTAAAGTACTGTTCTGTATAAGCAAGAGATGATTGATATTGCAGTTCAATAGAAGGTTGCTGAGATGTTGAAATTAGAGACTGTTCTACTGCTGAAGTATTGTTGTTAGATATCATTAATTGTGAAGATGTGAGATTGGAGTGTTCATTTGCTACTACAGAATTTGTGTTAAAATTTATGTTTCCAAGAGTAATAACAATATAAGCAGCAACAATAATTAATATTTTGGGTAGTACGTATTTGGTAATAACAGTAATGATTTTTTTAGCGGTTGCAATAATTTTTTCTTTATTGTATAAGGTATATGCACAGACTGAAAACAAAATGAAATCTGGCATGACATATGCTATCTTGTGTAATGAGGCTAAGCCAGCGTAGACTTCTAATCCATGGCCAAGAACTGCTGCATCAATAATGATGATTGGCAAAGCAATAGCAGTTTTAACAGTATACGATTTATAAGAACTGTGTGTAGATGTGAAATGAGTAAAAATAGTATTTATTTTCTCAATTATCAATTTATGGTTAATTACGAGGTAAATTAATAGTGCCATAAATGTAAAAGTTCTAATCCATTTGGCAAATAATATACCAATAATTAATTTATCAAAAATTACGACTAATAATCCTGCAATACCTAGTTTGATCAAAGTTGGTAAATAATTTTTTATAACTGCCATGTACGTACCCTCCTTTCTTTTTTATACGATTGTATTATATTCTGCAATTGTATGCTTTAGCACTGATTGAGCATTGATTTGGTAAAATAGATGAATTAGTATATTAATTTTAAGGAATGAATGTAATACTCTTACAGATGAGGTTGATTTTTGCCAAATTACATGATATATTTAAAAAAAATATAAAAGGAGATTTTATGAATTATAACTATAGCTTAATAGAAAAAAAATGGCGCAAAAAATGGGAGGAAAATCCTATCAACAAAAAAACACCTAGCAAAGAAAATTATTATTGTTTAGATATGTTTCCTTATCCTTCAGGAAATGGACTACATGTTGGGCATTGGAGAGGATATGTGTTATCGGATGTATGGTCTAGATATCAAATTTTGAATAATAAATATATACTGCATCCAATGGGATGGGATGCGTTTGGATTACCAGCTGAAAATTATGCAATTGCAAAGAAGATGCATCCGGCAATAGCGACAGCAGAGAATGTGAAAAATTTCAAAAGGCAGTTAGAAGAAATTGGAGCTATATATGATTGGGAAAAAGAGGTTAATACAACCGATCCAGAATTTTATAAATGGACACAATGGATTTTTTTAAAAATGTTTGAAAATGGGTTAGCATATGAAAAAGAAATGCCTATTAATTGGTGTCCATCTTGTAAAACAGGGCTTGCAAATGAAGAAGTTAAAGAGGGGCTTTGTGAAAGGTGTAGTAGTGTTGTGACAAAGAAAAATCTTAGGCAGTGGATGCTGAAAATTACAGCATATGCTAGTAGACTGCTGGAAGATTTAGAAAATTTAGATTGGCCTGAAAAAGTTAAGAAAATGCAAGCAGATTGGATTGGAAAAAGTTATGGTGCTGAAATTGACTTTGAAGTTGAAGGTCTAGATGATAAAATTAAAGTTTTTACTACTAGACCAGATACACTTTTTGGAGCAACCTTTATGGTATTAGCACCAGAAAATGCATTGGTAAGTAAATTAGCAACTAATGATAAAAAAGAAGAAGTTGAAAAATATGTGTTTGCTAGTAGTACAAAATCTTCTATAGATAGAATGACCGACAAAGAAAAAACTGGAGTATTTTTAGGGAGATATGCTATAAATCCGCTAAACGGAAAACGAGTACCGATTTGGATTTCCGACTATGTGCTTGTAGATTATGGTACAGGTGCAATAATGTGTGTACCTGCTCATGATGCCCGTGATTTTGAATTTGCGCAAAAATTTGATCTGCCAATAACTCCTGTAATTTCAAAAGATGGAGTAGAAATAGAATTATTAGAAGCATATACAGAAGAAGGGGTTATGATAAACTCTGAACAGTTTAATGGAATGAAATCTAGTGAAGCTAAAAATGTTATTGCAGATTATCTAGAAAAAGAGAATATTGGAAAGAAAACTACAAATTATAAGTTACGTGATTGGGTATTTTCGAGACAAAGATATTGGGGAGAGCCTATTCCAATTGTGCATTGTGATAAATGTGGTGTTGTTGGGGTTAAAGAAAGTGACCTTCCTGTAATGTTGCCTGATGTTGAAAGTTATGAACCGACTGGAACGGGTGAATCGCCGTTAGCGGCTATAACAGAGTGGGTTAATACTACTTGTCCTAAGTGTGGAGGACCCGCAAAACGCGAAACTAATACTATGCCTCAATGGGCAGGGTCTTCATGGTATTTTTTAAGATATACAGATCCTCATAATAAAAAAGAGCTTATTAGCAAAAAAGCAATGAAAGATTGGTTGCCTGTTGATATGTATGTTGGTGGAATTGAGCATGCAGTATTGCATTTATTATATGCAAGATTTTACACAAAATTTTTGCAAGATATTGGAGTGGTAGATTTTAAAGAACCATTTACAAGATTATTTAATCAAGGTATGGTTACTAAAAATGGTATTAAGATGAGCAAATCTAAAGGAAATGTGGTTTCTCCAGATGATTTAGTAAAAAATTATGGTTGTGATTCGCTTCGTATGTATGAATTGTTTATTGGACCTCCAGAGCTAGATAGTGAATGGGATGACAGAGGTATTGAAGGTGTTTATAGGTTCCTAAATAAAATATGGAGACTTGTGAGTACTAACAAAGAGATTAAACAAAATACTGATTTAGAAAGAGAACGCCATAAGCTTATTTATGACATTACTACACGTATGGAAGGCTTTAGTTTAAATACTGTAGTGAGTGGATTTATGGAGCATACTAATAATTTGCTAAATCTTCAAAAGCAATTTGGCGGAGTTGATAAAAAAACTCTTGAAACCTTAGTAATTCTTCTATCTCCAATTACTCCTCATATTGCAAGTGAATTATTTGAAATGTTGGGGCATTCTACATCTATATTTGATGAAAAGTGGCCTAAATATGATAAAAAGAAAATGGAAGATGCAGAAATCGAAATTGTTATTCAAATATCTGGAAAAATGGCAGGTAAATTGAAAGTGGCAAAAAATGAAACAGAAACAGAAATTATATCTAAGGCTAAAGAAATTGTAAAAGCAAGACTTGAAAATAAGAATATTATGAAAGAAATTTATGTACCGGGTAGACTTATAAATATTGTTGCAAAATAATAATATTTGGGGGCAATATGCCCCTTCACTATATACGAAAGGATAAATGAACATATGGTTGTTTTACAAAATAATAAGTTAACAGCGAAATTTAAACTAAAAGGTGCAGAACTTACATCTTTAGTAAATAATGAAGGAATTGAGTATATTTGGTGTGGAGACAAAACTTATTGGGAATATCAAGCACCTATTTTATTTCCAATTGTAGGTAGAATTGTAGACGATGAATATATTTATGAAAGAACAACATATCCGATGCCATCTCATGGTTTCGCAAGGCATCAAACATTTGACGTAATAGAGCAAACTGAAACAAGTGTAACTTTTGAGCTAAGGGCTTCTGAAGAAACGAAAAGAATCTATCCATTTGAATTTGTATTGAATATAATATATACATTAAATGAAGATACGCTAGATACTAAATATGTAGTGAAAAATATGGATAGTAAAAAAATGGCATTTAAAATTGGAGCTCATCCAGCAATTAGATGCCCATTACTAGAAAATGAGCAATTTGATGATTATAAAATCACATTTGATTCCGAAGAAAGTACCACAACATTTGGATGTTCAAAAAATGGTTATGCTGATGTAATCAAAAGATTTTTTAAAGGGACTACTATACATCTCTCTCATCAATTGTTACATGAGAGAGTAATTATTTTTGAAGGATTAAAAAGTAGTAAAATGACGTTGCATTCGAATAAAAATAAACATGAAGTAATTTTTGATATAACAAATTTTCCATATGTAGCATTATGGTCTCCAGATGCGCCGTTTATTTGTTTTGAACCTTGGTACGGTCATGCAGACTTTGTTCATGATAGCAAAGAGTTGATAAATAAATCGACAGCATTAAAATTAATGTCGCAGAAGCAATTTGAGTGTGTTCATAAAATAACAATTAAATAGGGTTCCAGATTTAGTAGAACCCTTAATAATCATAGCTTTATTGTAATAAATTCATTGTTGTATGGGAACGAAACTATTCTTGTCTCATTTTTATTTTGAGCATGTAAATTGACTTGATATACAGCTTGAGAGTTATAGGTTTTATAATAATAAATGCCACGATTTAAATCCATACAACTTGTATATTGTGTGTAGTCAATATCTCCTTGAGAAGTAATAAGAGCGCCTTTGGGAATAGATACATTGGCTAATATTTGAAAAAATGTTGCTTCGTTTATATCTACACTATTCTTTTGGGCAAATTCCCTAAATAAAGCGGCACGTACAAAGCGAGAAGGTGCAGTGAAATCTCCAGGAAGCCCCAAAAGACCAGTGCCATTACTAAGAGCATTTATGGCGGTGCCTTGGAGATTTAAAATTTGCTTTGGTATGAGATTAACATATTGACTCAAATTTATTCTTTGCCATAAAAAATCAGGTGAATTAGTCAAAACTCCATAGGGATTATCAAAAATTCTAGAATTTCCTTTAGTTTGTTCTAGGACTATGGTTTCTCCAGTTTTATCAGTAATTATAAAATGAAGAGGTGAATTAGGAAAACTT is a genomic window of Candidatus Epulonipiscium viviparus containing:
- the bsh gene encoding choloylglycine hydrolase, with protein sequence MCTAITLKTSQDTYLFGRTLDLEYSFNQEIIFVPRNFRFNKPPLVAEPKYAILGMATKFNGFPLFADAFNEEGLGVAGLNFPKYAVYSKKNLPNKNNVDIFNFPLWLLSNFKTIQEARTSLTNINLVDTQLDESFPNSPLHFIITDKTGETIVLEQTKGNSRIFDNPYGVLTNSPDFLWQRINLSQYVNLIPKQILNLQGTAINALSNGTGLLGLPGDFTAPSRFVRAALFREFAQKNSVDINEATFFQILANVSIPKGALITSQGDIDYTQYTSCMDLNRGIYYYKTYNSQAVYQVNLHAQNKNETRIVSFPYNNEFITIKL
- a CDS encoding aldose 1-epimerase family protein codes for the protein MVVLQNNKLTAKFKLKGAELTSLVNNEGIEYIWCGDKTYWEYQAPILFPIVGRIVDDEYIYERTTYPMPSHGFARHQTFDVIEQTETSVTFELRASEETKRIYPFEFVLNIIYTLNEDTLDTKYVVKNMDSKKMAFKIGAHPAIRCPLLENEQFDDYKITFDSEESTTTFGCSKNGYADVIKRFFKGTTIHLSHQLLHERVIIFEGLKSSKMTLHSNKNKHEVIFDITNFPYVALWSPDAPFICFEPWYGHADFVHDSKELINKSTALKLMSQKQFECVHKITIK
- a CDS encoding dihydrofolate reductase family protein; translated protein: MPKVIVYIAMSLDGYIADENGGVNWLHGDGSDIKNIGSFLEFIETVDTVILGSTTYDQIVNELSPKEWAYKGKQTYVLTNKEYNSREEIIFTNQNIGMLIDNIKKKNNKNIWICGGANIISQFHNENLIDEYWITIIPIILGNGLRLFNAKNIAVNLKLLATRSYNGIVDLKYKKQ
- a CDS encoding GNAT family N-acetyltransferase; translated protein: MIRFVKDTDIERIYKIYSYYVTYTGASLEIELPSLEEFKNRVNTIAKTHSYIVYELEGDIIGFAYATKFMDREGYKYSVTTSIYLDPSFVEQGIGEYLYKALLALLKVQGFYTAYAIITSSNKKSMKFHEKLGFTLVATMEKIGYKFDEWLDTAYYVYPIKDIEEPAKELQGVDTVDFIKFY
- the leuS gene encoding leucine--tRNA ligase, coding for MNYNYSLIEKKWRKKWEENPINKKTPSKENYYCLDMFPYPSGNGLHVGHWRGYVLSDVWSRYQILNNKYILHPMGWDAFGLPAENYAIAKKMHPAIATAENVKNFKRQLEEIGAIYDWEKEVNTTDPEFYKWTQWIFLKMFENGLAYEKEMPINWCPSCKTGLANEEVKEGLCERCSSVVTKKNLRQWMLKITAYASRLLEDLENLDWPEKVKKMQADWIGKSYGAEIDFEVEGLDDKIKVFTTRPDTLFGATFMVLAPENALVSKLATNDKKEEVEKYVFASSTKSSIDRMTDKEKTGVFLGRYAINPLNGKRVPIWISDYVLVDYGTGAIMCVPAHDARDFEFAQKFDLPITPVISKDGVEIELLEAYTEEGVMINSEQFNGMKSSEAKNVIADYLEKENIGKKTTNYKLRDWVFSRQRYWGEPIPIVHCDKCGVVGVKESDLPVMLPDVESYEPTGTGESPLAAITEWVNTTCPKCGGPAKRETNTMPQWAGSSWYFLRYTDPHNKKELISKKAMKDWLPVDMYVGGIEHAVLHLLYARFYTKFLQDIGVVDFKEPFTRLFNQGMVTKNGIKMSKSKGNVVSPDDLVKNYGCDSLRMYELFIGPPELDSEWDDRGIEGVYRFLNKIWRLVSTNKEIKQNTDLERERHKLIYDITTRMEGFSLNTVVSGFMEHTNNLLNLQKQFGGVDKKTLETLVILLSPITPHIASELFEMLGHSTSIFDEKWPKYDKKKMEDAEIEIVIQISGKMAGKLKVAKNETETEIISKAKEIVKARLENKNIMKEIYVPGRLINIVAK